In Eremothecium gossypii ATCC 10895 chromosome IV, complete sequence, the genomic stretch CTTCATtgatatatatatacaaTCAGCTAATGTCGGAAATACGTTGCAATATCGACTTAAACGGTTGGTTTGCGCGCGGGATTAGCATAGCGGACGACTTTCCTGGTTAAACGTCTACGCTTAAACGAGTCGTCTACCAGAAATTCGCCATTTATCTCCAGAGACAGGCCGCGCTCCTGAGCCCAGCCTTTGACATCATAGTCCACTTCCCATTTAGAATTTCGGTCGAAGGACCACATACTTGGTGGCACGACCTCGTCGATATTGGTAACGCCAGGTGGCGGCCTCTGGGACTTTCTATACTTGTCCGTTGGATCAAAGGCATACGACGATAGAAGGTAGAAGTCCCACTCGTCAGACGTCAAGCGCTGCTTGTATATTTCAAATAGCTCCAGGTACCTCTCTTCTGGCTTTTCATCAAGAAGGATGTCATACCGTTCAACATTTTCAATAACGACTTTGCCCTTCTCCAACTGGTCATCATTGATGTAGGCGGTAACCATTGGGAGTACCCTTGGATGAATCAAAATCAACGCAGCCCAAGCCCCAGCCGCCGAGGTTAGCGACCAGTTGATATAGGGCGCGATAATCCACAAACCCATGACCACCAGCAGGCCTGAAAGGAACAGCACTGTCGAGTGGTGCTCGTTCTTGAAGCCGGCATCTCCGTAAACAAACTTTTCCGCACACTCGATGCCTTTCACGGAGGCTGTCATCAGATTCTGCAGGTCCCGTAGGTTGACGATGAACTCCATCGTCTGCTTGATGTGCAGAGCACGCTCCCACTCCTCGGTATCGGTGTGCAGATTGTTGTAGTCAAACTCCTGCACATCATCATGGCTCTGCCAGCTCGCCGGCTTGCCGCCTGTAGCCACAGTCGCCAGAAGCGACTTCCCATAGCTGTGTTTCGTTAGATAAAAGTTCCGTCTCAGCGGGTGCCTGTGGAGGTACCCCGGTATCATCAGGCCGAACAGCACGTAGAGCATCGGGAGAATTATCACAAGCATCGGGTTAAAACACGCAAACGAAAACAGGATCAGCGACAGCGCCGTGCCCGACGGGTTGCGCCACGTCGCCAGGCGGACCAATGAGTCCTGGAACTCGAAGATCAGCCCGAGCTTCGTTGTCATGATCTTCAGGTTCCGCGACATGATTATCAGCGAGATGGGGTggctgcgccggcgcccCGGCTCCTGCACACGCTGCGTGAACTGCTCCCGCTCCGGCAGGTCCTCGGGCAGCACCGCAGAGATCATCTTGTCCAGCAGGATGTCAATGAAGTGCTCCTGCTCCTGTACCTGAGACACCGCGCGCAACTTggccgcgcgctgctccTCCGTATCCTCCTCGTCCGACATACCGGCGCCATTGTCGCTGGTCTCCTCCTGCCAGAAGCTGTCCGCGCTGCTCTCCAGCTCGTGCCGCAACGCGAACTCGTCGAAGTCGTCGTCGATTGTTTTGCGCTGCTGGTCTTTGCCCGTCCGCAGCCGCTCCCATGTCGCGTCGAACAGTGAGCACGCGATGTTGGTCACCAGCTCCCGGTTCGTGACGCACGGCCGCGCCTTTTCATCGTCTGCCACCCTCTCCTCTGCCTCCATGATGCGTTCATACTTGCGCGCCAGGAATTCCCCCAGCAGCGACCGCCGCTTCTTGCTGCCAATTGCAACGCTCTCAAGCGCCTTGGCTCTATCGTCCTCCTTCATCGGTCCTCCGCCCCACGTCATATAGATTGCGGCTCGCGGTAGCACACTGGCGAGGGCTGCCTTGGTTATATGCCGCTAGAAGCAAGTCTCGGGCGGTCAGTTTAAGTCCTTTTCGTGATGGATGACGGTGTTCACGGATGACTCGGATATTAAGAACAGTTCAATCTATCGATTTGAAGACAAATAGCTATTATTATGAATATGGATCTATCTGTATATTATTATTCTGACTCCTAGTCGGGGCCTACCTGATGGGATCAGTGTCAGGCTCAATGCCCTCTTCGTGTTCGATAATCTTGCTTCCGTACAAACCTGTGGCCTGGGCCTCGATGATGGTGGACTCGTTGGAGTCCCACATCTCGTAGAAGCGCACGGTCTCATCGTTAGTAGCAATACAGATGCTGGAGAAGTCCGGGGAGGAAACGGCGCTGAGGACACGCAAGGCACTCGGAGTGGTGATTTTCATTATGGGCTCCATGCTGGGGTAAGAGTAGCTGATGAAGAGCGTGGGGCTCTCGAGGTCGCTGAAGCCGAAGGTGGCGACGATCTGCTTCCGGCGGGTGGACCAGATGAGGGAGGTGATCTGGCCAGGAGTCTTGATTTCCTTCAACAAGGTGCCGGAGGGCGCGTGCCAGAAGCGAATGGTACGGTCTttgctgccgccgccggtgGCGAGGAGGGAGCGGGACCACGGACAGAAAGAGACGGCCTTGACGGCGGCAAAGTGCGGGAGCTGGAACAATAGCTTCGGCGGGCCGCTGGCCTGTGAGATGTCCCAGAGGCTGCAGGAGTTGTCGTTGCCGCCGACGGCGACGAAGCCGGTGTCCTCGCATATGTCCAAGCCTGTGAGGGGTTAGTAGGTGCTCTGGGGGAGCAAAAGGGTATCCGGAGCATATATACCGCACACCTGCTGTGTCTGCGACTGAAAGGTGTAGACGTTCTCGAGACAGAGCTCCAACGTCTCGTACACATATTTGACAAGCGTCTCCTTGATGTTGTACGACTTCTGCTTCACGCGCTCCACGCCGGAAACGTGGCCATTGAGGTCCTTGCCCACGCGCAACCGGCGCTCTGCCTCGCCCATGGTGATGATCTCAAAGTGCTCGAACTTCTTGTGCTCTAGTCTAAATCTATGGACCTCGCCTATATCGTTGCCCAATAGGAACTCGTTCTTGGCGTTCTCGAACCACTTCACGCAGCAGATGCCCCTGTTGTTGTTGATGCGCGTTTCGACGAGGGGCTGGCGCGAGCCGTCCACCATCACCTTGGGCTTGTAGGACTGGTCGAACACGAGCAAGCGGCCCAGCTTCGTCGCTACCACCAAGTAGTCGTCCTTGGGCGCAAACGACACGCACGTCACGATGTCGCCCTTCTTCTGGAGGTAGCCGTGGTGTAGCACGTTGATCGGCCCCAACGTGTCGGACCAGAGGTACACCGAGCAGTTCAAGCCCACCACCACGTTGTTGGTCGCCGGCGACCAGTCCACGAGGTTCGAATAGAAGTCGTTGCGGAGCGCCGGCGCGTCGAGCACGCGGTAGGGGATGTGCGAGCGCGTGCGCCGCGTCGGCCGCAGATCGCACGGCACAAACCGCTTCGACTGCTCGAAGTTCGGAAACTCCTGCTTGTGGATGTACTGCGCCGCGTCCCGGGGCGGCAACGTCGAGAGGAGCGGGTCCACCACCGAGTGGTTCGGAGACACCTCAAGCGTCTTCGGGAGCCGGTCGAAGCGGTACACCCGCTTCGGCGACTGGAACCCGAGCGCGTCCGCAATGTACTCCCGGTGCCGCTTGAACTCCTCGTTGAGCCGCGTTTTCACCTCCTTGGCCGCCAGCGGCGACGCGTCCGGCGTGAGAATAAGCTGTGCCAACTGCAAGTCCTGCGACGTGAAGAACTCCGGCGAAGGCAACCGCCGCTGCGACTCCGGGTCCACCAACTCGTTGATCGTGAGGTCGAAGTGCCGGAGGTTTGGCGACGCCCGGTACGCCTTGATCGATGTCTCGTTGGGAATGAAGCGGTCCGGCATGGTCCGCggcccgcagccgccgacCCCGCGCCCCGCCCCGCCGTCGCCCTGTAGCTTCGTCCGCTTCACCGTCACTGCCCGCCCCGACCCCGAGCTCAGCGTCCTTTTGTATGACCGTGCCATCGGCCCTGCCTGTCTGTCCATCCCACTCGCTGCTACTGTGGGCGGCTCTCTGGTGTATGGCACTGTGGCAGGTTAGTGTACAAATAAAAAACACAACACAGAGGATGTAATTATAGAATTGGCGCCTCCCTGTGTATCCTGGTCTGGTCTAGCAATGGCAGCCTCTCTTAGCAAGTTGATAGCTATCTCTGGCCTATGCTCTGTCTCTCTGTGGATAAGCTGTGACCGTTGGTGGCTTGATTCCAGCTAGAacgggcggcagcggcgcctCCATATATGGCGGCAGCGGCTTTGTGACTATGGGCCCGTCGCTGTCGTGACGTTCATGCGTGCAGATACGCGAACGCGTGAGCGGGTGGCCAGAGGCCGCACCGGGGCCGCTACCGCGGTGGCGGTGGGGAGCAGGGAtggggcgcggcggggaCGCGGAGCGCGTGGTTCCTGCGCGTGACGGACTGCGAAGGCTCTGCTGCTTTGCAATTAATAACGGCAGGTCTCCAGCGAAACCGACACATCAACAAACCACCGGCAAGTAGCACGCGCGACACACGCAGCACACAGAGCATCAGATAATGAAAACGAGGAACCCGATTGTGGTGCAGCGCAAGAACGGCCCGCCGCGGTTTCTGCACGTGAACTTCAACCAGGACCAGGAGTGCTTCAGCTGCGCGACGGAAAAGGGGTTCGAGATATACAACACGGACCCCATCCAGTGCAGCGTGAAGCGGCGGTTCTCGCACAATGGGATGTCGGGCATCGGCTACACGCGGATGCTGTACCGGACAAACTACATCGGGCTGGTGGGCGGGGGCGCGAGCCCGCGGTTCTCAACGAACAAGATAGCGATCTGGGACGACATCCAGCAGCGGGACTCGGTGTCGATTCGGTTCAACTCGCCGGTGCACGAGCTGTTTCTGTCGCGGCAGTACATCGTGGTGGTGCTGGCGCAGAGCATCGACGTGTACACGTTCAGTGGGAGCCCCTCGCGGGTGTGCCCGGTGATCAGCAACATCCACAATGGGATTGCGGACTTCGTGACGTGCAGCAAGAtgcggcgcgcgagcgGCCCGCAGGACGTGGAGCATGCGCTGTCGCAGAAGCATGTGATTGCGGGGATCCTGGCGTACCCGTCGGGGATCCGCCCGGGCCAGATCCACATCGCGGACCTGTCAAACATCCAGACGCCGAGCGTGGCGGACGCGTCGGCGACCCACCTGCCGACTTCCATCATCAAGGCGCACAAGAACCCGATTCACCTGGTCAAGCTGAGCCCGCAGGGGACGATGGTGGCGACGTGCTCTGTGGAGGGGACGCTGATCCGCGTGTTCAGCATCGCGAGCGGCTCGCTGATCCACGAGTTCCGGCGCGGGCTGGACCGGGCACTCATCTATGACATGCAGTGGAACGGGAAGGGCGACAAGCTGGCGGTCGTGAGCGACAAGTTCACGCTGCACATCTTCCAGATCAACGAGGACCTGGACAAGCGGCACTTACTGAAAGGCTGGTTTCCTAAAGTTAAATATCTACAGGGCGTGTGGAGCATGTGCTCCACGAAGCTGGATCGCAGCCTGCTGACGCATGACGAGGACACGTGCAAGGTCGGCTGGATCGGGGACGAGGCGCTCAGCTTGCTGTGGCAGAAGAGCGGCATGTGGGAGAAGTACGTGATCATGGAAAAGCTGCGCGAGTACAAGGTCGACGAGACGCTGCACTCCGGCGCGCCGGACGGCAGGCGCCAGCTCTACGACCTGGTGCGCGAGAGCTGGCGCCAGCTATAGCTTCTCGACCAGGACCTGCTTCCCGCACCAGTGCGACCCGTGCAGGTTCCGTTTGAAGCGCATTGCGTCCGCAGGGTCTGCGAACGCGACGTACGTCAACCTGCGCCCCTGCCCGCAATACAGTTGGAACCCGTTTTTGATAGAGTACCACCAGAACTCCTGCGCCAGGCGCTTGCCGTCGCACCACTCCGGAAGATCCCACACAAGCGCGGACCGCGCCTCGACCTCGCGCACCTTGGCCCAGTTGAGCgtgcgcagcggcgccacCGCGCGCCCTGGCCCCTCGGCCAGGGCGCTCCGGTAGCCGGCCTCCGACTCGTACGCCCGCTGCACCAGCTTCGCGTACAGCGCCCCAGTCTCCAGTGTCTGTGGCGCCACCGTCGTCtccagctgcagccgcACGTCGTCCACCCAAGCGTCCCGCGCCAGTCGCCGGAACGCTGCAAGTCCCGTCTCCGTTGGAAACCGCAGCAGATACTCGTCGCGGAACATGAAGAAGCGTGGATCCCGCAGCTTCATCACCTGGAACGCCAGCGCCTCGTGCTCCCGAGGCTCCTCGCTCAGCTGCAcggccggcagcgcgcccaCGATGTCCCTCTTGCCCAGCGCTGGATTTAACGAACGGTACACTGCCACGGCCGGCTCCCGCTTCCCGGTTCCTCCTTGTCGTGCTCCCGCAATCTCCCCTGTCTTGAGCCTCCGTAGCACCTCCTCGACTAGCACCTTCGCGCGCCCTGCCGACATCTCGCTGGCCTCCACGCCTTGCCGGCGGGCATCGGGTGCCCTGTTGATCTAGTCTCCAACTGTCACCATATACGTTTCGTAATAGATGATCATCTATCGTTTATATTTGGCGATCGCCACGCGCGTCTTTCCCATCTCTCTACCACTTACTTACTCTCCACGCTTCTCGCCCCGGAGATCAGTGTCAGAAAGCGCCATTGGCGCAATCTATATCGAACATGTTTCTTGCCTTTTACCAGAAACATCCGGGCACTGTCTCCGCCTATGGGGCCGGTAGCGGCACAATTTTTGGAACCTTTAGATAAACACGGCGGTAGCCGCTCTGTATAGCGGTGCGGTGTTCACTCACCGCGAGCAGCGGCTCGCGGTGGGCCGTAattgtcacgtgatatcCACGTGGTGCGTGTGTATGCGTGTCAGGTGGGATCCGCATTCCAGAGTGGATCTGGACCTCTTACATGAGTAGACGTAGACCTAGACATAACTTTGAGCCCGGTTTGACTTTGCCGATATACGATCGTGGCGTTTACAGCTGTGATATCTCACGCAGGCCCAGTGTTGCAAGACATGGCAGTAACGACGGATGGACTGCAGAGGCGGTCGGATAGTGAAGACTGTAGCGGGTCGAGCTGCGAGAAGCCTGTGGACTCTATGAGTGGCAACTCGCTGCTGATCGGGGTGGTGGTGCCAGTGGTGGTGATTCTTATCGGGATGGCGATTGTGATGTTCAAGGTGTGGAAGAAGGGCAAGAAAGAGGCACTGGAAGACGACGACCCGCGATTCTACGGCGAAAGCGAGTTCCTCCCAGATTTCCACGAGACTTCCGACGTGTACCCGATGCAGGACAAGCCTCCAGTGATGCCGGCTAGCGGAAATGGACTCGAATCGCTGAAGCCGCCAGGGTACGCTATGCAGCGGACCGTTTCGTCGCAGGGCAGTTCTTACGCGTCATCGCCGGTGGATCCGTTCCAGCTGCCGGAAGTGGATGACCGTGACTCGCTGCGGACGTATGCGCGGAACCTGCAGACGGAGCCTGCGGGATACGCACTTGCATCGGCGCCGAAGGCCCCGCTTCTCACCTCGAGCCCGCCGCCACCGACGGTGCGACCATACCTGGAATCCAACGGCTCATTCGTGACTTCCACCAGTCGCTTTGACGTGGACACAGCTCTCACACAGCCGCACATGGACGCCATGTCAGTTCTGCAGTACTCCAAGCAGCTGGCGAATGATCCGACCGTCAACTACTCCCAGTATAACCCCACcgctccgccgccggcgcgtTCGGCCATTCCAGATGTAGCGAAAAGCAGGACTCCCGTACAACAAACTAGAGAAACGAGCCCAGTACTCACCGCTCCTCTCGTTCGCCAAGAGACTTCTCTGATCTCTGCTCAGGTACCGTCCGAGGACTCGTTTGAGTTCGAAGAAAGACGGTCCATTGAGAATTTAGGCACAGACATAAAAGTGAAAGGCAGCGCAAGGGGCCCTGTCGAGGCACCGGAGACAGCATCGAAGCCTGGAGCCCCAGGCTTAAACAAGATGGCGTCAGATCGACCCACGAATCTAAGGGTACAAACCGACGCCCTCCCGAACGGAGGCCAAAAAGCGGTCAGCCCCCAGGCATCTAAAACCTTGAAGTTTAAGATGGCAGATGACGATGAAACTTACGCTACACAAATGTCTCCGGATGACTCAAACAGCATTGACCGCATAAAAAGCATATACCAGGTCTATTTAGACCGCAATGGGACCGCAAGAAGGGCGCCAGACGCGTCCGAAGCGGATGGACAAGAGTTTTACGCCGGCTTCGCGCACGATGCGCAAGCGGTGACACAAGCGGGCGTTGGCGCCAAGGAGGAACTGTCGAAGGATACATCACCTAATGCCCACACTTCAGCGGCCCAACATAAGCGTGCTGTCTCTAGCATTTACTCTGATGGACAGCGCCAAAGAGACTTTATGAACGAACAAGATAATCTTTCGGTGGTGCCTCCTCTGCCACAAGAATTCGCGCATCCGCAAGAAAAGGAGAACGTGGAGGTTCTACCAAGTCCATCCAACTTGCCCGAGGCGATGACCGCTCTTTCATTGACCTCTTTCAAAAAACCAACACAAGCACGCTCTCCAAATATGACTTCTTTGCAACAGCACAGCTTTAACAGGCCATTTAATCCTGTGGATCACCCAGAGGCCTTCCAGCATGAAGACACCGAAAGCCAAGGCCTTCTTGCCGGAGAGAACAACCCCCCCTCTAGGATCCTACCACACCATCTCAGACAATCTGTTGTCATGACCCACCCTATGATGTTAGGTCAGAAGCCTGTCTTCAAGCCTGCGGGATCGTTCCGGCAAGTCTCGAACGACAGATCCAATAGTCTGAGCTCCCAGGGCAAGGCCAACGCTTCGAACTGGCAGGCGAACTCTCGCGTCAGCGGGCTACTAGAACTCTCGGACACTATGCAACCTGCCAGTGTTGGCATCGTTCTGCCTTCGGCGCGCTCGCAAAACGACCTGCGTAAGGAACTGGAAAAATCACACAACTACTCTGTAATCTAAAACCAGCCGCATAATCGGCCATAACCCACAGAATCAACGGTTTCCTAATGCTAGCCACCTTGGCATATAAGCATCTGTATTATACTCTTATAGTCAACACATTGTTGGACCTTTTTATACAATATATTATCCCATCCCAAAGAATTCCACGTCTATTTAACTATGTGAACCATCTTACGCGTCGTTGAAGTCATCCAGCTGGTTACGGTAGCGGAGCACCGTCTTCTTGATCTTGGATGAGTCGGTCCAGGTGACATAGTCCTCCATGTTCCTGGTCACAAGGTAGGCTGGGTCCGTGATCAGATTGGGCCCGACCCGCACATGCCCCTGCTCAATAAACTTGACTGCATCTTGAAGCGTCTCCGCCATCTTCAGCCGATGCATTATGACTGGCAGCCGTCGGCGGCAGATCGCAGACACCGTCACCTTGTTCTCGAGACTGCTGATCTTGGACTTTGTCGCCAGGATGCCCATGTGGTACAGTTTCtccagcaggagctgctcATGCTTAATGCGAAACGGATCTGTCGCCGCCAGCAACGAAAGCTTATGCGCCAGCCGGCGTACATCACCGCACAGACGGTTGTATTTGTGGTAATCCTCCCGGTTTTGGATGTAGTAGGTGCGCATCACCTGCGTGTCGCGGTGGCCCTGGTCCTGCTTCCACTCGTGGAAGTCCAccttcttcagcagcttctGCTCATGATGCTTAAGCTTACGAACCATCTCCAGCCAACTACTCTGCGCCCTCGAAGATACCGAGTTCTTGTACTACGCGATGAGCCTGAGGTAAGGTCAAGtggaaaattttcagcACTATCTGATGCACATATAAAAGCACGTGACTATGGCGCACTTCATGCAATGCTACAGAGCACGATACAAGGGTCCTAGTCCCAATGCGAGTGCATGGCGGTGGGCTTGGGAATCACCAGATACGCCGCTTCCTCTTACTTCAACATGTGTGGTGAAGCTACTGCactgaaaaattttcgaGCTCTTCAGTCCAGAACTGTAGTCTTCCTATCGGCTTAGGCCATTTGTGAACCACTAGCGATCTTGCGGGGGACGGTGCTGGTAGGATATTGATGTCACTGGTATTCAGAAGACTGCTGTCTGCGTCAGCCGCGGTACGGTCGCATATAGGCGCAGCACCGCTGTACCTGCTTCCAGAGAACAAACTCAGCGTCGCCGCGGTCGAGACCCCGCGCGTGATCCGCAAGGGCAAGAGGGTTATGCGGCTCACGCAGAAGGTAACCGTGGAGGGTCCGTTGGGCTCTGCGTCCATGGAACTACCGGACTTTGTCTCGCTGGACCACGACGCAGCCAGCGGCCAAGTAGCGGTGACAGTGCACGACGCAGCTAACAAGTCGCAACGCGCCATGTGGGGCACCGTGCGCTCTACTCTCGGGAGCCACGTTCAGGGCGTCAACGAGGGGCACATGGCCTTTCTGAAGTTTGTGGGTACCGGTTACCGGGCAGCGCTCGAGGATGACGGCAAGTTCGTCAGCGTCAAGGTCGGTGCCTCTATCCGCCAGGGCCTGCCTGTGCCGCCGGGTGTGACCGTCAAGTCACCCGCGCCCACGTTGCTGATAATTGAAGGCTGTGTCAAGCAGCAGGTCAACCTGTTTGCAGCTAGTCTGCGCATGTTCCATCCCCCAGAACCCTACAAGGGTAAGGGTATCTATATGAACAACGAGACCATCAAGCTAAAGGACAAGAAGATCAAATGATCCTGAAGCTGGCGATGCATACACCTGTAAATAAGGACCAATTCCCTCCGCCTTGGCGGTCCTCAAAGCTGCTTTCAATACGGTCACTTGATTGCAGATATATAACCGTATTTAACGATCTGCAAAAA encodes the following:
- the AMA1 gene encoding Ama1p (Syntenic homolog of Saccharomyces cerevisiae YGR225W (AMA1); 1-intron) gives rise to the protein MDRQAGPMARSYKRTLSSGSGRAVTVKRTKLQGDGGAGRGVGGCGPRTMPDRFIPNETSIKAYRASPNLRHFDLTINELVDPESQRRLPSPEFFTSQDLQLAQLILTPDASPLAAKEVKTRLNEEFKRHREYIADALGFQSPKRVYRFDRLPKTLEVSPNHSVVDPLLSTLPPRDAAQYIHKQEFPNFEQSKRFVPCDLRPTRRTRSHIPYRVLDAPALRNDFYSNLVDWSPATNNVVVGLNCSVYLWSDTLGPINVLHHGYLQKKGDIVTCVSFAPKDDYLVVATKLGRLLVFDQSYKPKVMVDGSRQPLVETRINNNRGICCVKWFENAKNEFLLGNDIGEVHRFRLEHKKFEHFEIITMGEAERRLRVGKDLNGHVSGVERVKQKSYNIKETLVKYVYETLELCLENVYTFQSQTQQVCGLDICEDTGFVAVGGNDNSCSLWDISQASGPPKLLFQLPHFAAVKAVSFCPWSRSLLATGGGSKDRTIRFWHAPSGTLLKEIKTPGQITSLIWSTRRKQIVATFGFSDLESPTLFISYSYPSMEPIMKITTPSALRVLSAVSSPDFSSICIATNDETVRFYEMWDSNESTIIEAQATGLYGSKIIEHEEGIEPDTDPIR
- a CDS encoding ADL132Wp (Syntenic homolog of Saccharomyces cerevisiae YHR149C (SKG6) and YGR221C (TOS2)), translated to MAVTTDGLQRRSDSEDCSGSSCEKPVDSMSGNSLLIGVVVPVVVILIGMAIVMFKVWKKGKKEALEDDDPRFYGESEFLPDFHETSDVYPMQDKPPVMPASGNGLESLKPPGYAMQRTVSSQGSSYASSPVDPFQLPEVDDRDSLRTYARNLQTEPAGYALASAPKAPLLTSSPPPPTVRPYLESNGSFVTSTSRFDVDTALTQPHMDAMSVLQYSKQLANDPTVNYSQYNPTAPPPARSAIPDVAKSRTPVQQTRETSPVLTAPLVRQETSLISAQVPSEDSFEFEERRSIENLGTDIKVKGSARGPVEAPETASKPGAPGLNKMASDRPTNLRVQTDALPNGGQKAVSPQASKTLKFKMADDDETYATQMSPDDSNSIDRIKSIYQVYLDRNGTARRAPDASEADGQEFYAGFAHDAQAVTQAGVGAKEELSKDTSPNAHTSAAQHKRAVSSIYSDGQRQRDFMNEQDNLSVVPPLPQEFAHPQEKENVEVLPSPSNLPEAMTALSLTSFKKPTQARSPNMTSLQQHSFNRPFNPVDHPEAFQHEDTESQGLLAGENNPPSRILPHHLRQSVVMTHPMMLGQKPVFKPAGSFRQVSNDRSNSLSSQGKANASNWQANSRVSGLLELSDTMQPASVGIVLPSARSQNDLRKELEKSHNYSVI
- the HSV2 gene encoding phosphatidylinositol-3,5-bisphosphate binding protein HSV2 (Syntenic homolog of Saccharomyces cerevisiae YGR223C (HSV2)), translated to MKTRNPIVVQRKNGPPRFLHVNFNQDQECFSCATEKGFEIYNTDPIQCSVKRRFSHNGMSGIGYTRMLYRTNYIGLVGGGASPRFSTNKIAIWDDIQQRDSVSIRFNSPVHELFLSRQYIVVVLAQSIDVYTFSGSPSRVCPVISNIHNGIADFVTCSKMRRASGPQDVEHALSQKHVIAGILAYPSGIRPGQIHIADLSNIQTPSVADASATHLPTSIIKAHKNPIHLVKLSPQGTMVATCSVEGTLIRVFSIASGSLIHEFRRGLDRALIYDMQWNGKGDKLAVVSDKFTLHIFQINEDLDKRHLLKGWFPKVKYLQGVWSMCSTKLDRSLLTHDEDTCKVGWIGDEALSLLWQKSGMWEKYVIMEKLREYKVDETLHSGAPDGRRQLYDLVRESWRQL
- the IMP3 gene encoding snoRNA-binding rRNA-processing protein IMP3 (Syntenic homolog of Saccharomyces cerevisiae YHR148W (IMP3)), translating into MVRKLKHHEQKLLKKVDFHEWKQDQGHRDTQVMRTYYIQNREDYHKYNRLCGDVRRLAHKLSLLAATDPFRIKHEQLLLEKLYHMGILATKSKISSLENKVTVSAICRRRLPVIMHRLKMAETLQDAVKFIEQGHVRVGPNLITDPAYLVTRNMEDYVTWTDSSKIKKTVLRYRNQLDDFNDA
- the PET54 gene encoding Pet54p (Syntenic homolog of Saccharomyces cerevisiae YGR222W (PET54)) — translated: MSAGRAKVLVEEVLRRLKTGEIAGARQGGTGKREPAVAVYRSLNPALGKRDIVGALPAVQLSEEPREHEALAFQVMKLRDPRFFMFRDEYLLRFPTETGLAAFRRLARDAWVDDVRLQLETTVAPQTLETGALYAKLVQRAYESEAGYRSALAEGPGRAVAPLRTLNWAKVREVEARSALVWDLPEWCDGKRLAQEFWWYSIKNGFQLYCGQGRRLTYVAFADPADAMRFKRNLHGSHWCGKQVLVEKL
- the MRPL6 gene encoding mitochondrial 54S ribosomal protein uL6m (Syntenic homolog of Saccharomyces cerevisiae YHR147C (MRPL6)) yields the protein MSLVFRRLLSASAAVRSHIGAAPLYLLPENKLSVAAVETPRVIRKGKRVMRLTQKVTVEGPLGSASMELPDFVSLDHDAASGQVAVTVHDAANKSQRAMWGTVRSTLGSHVQGVNEGHMAFLKFVGTGYRAALEDDGKFVSVKVGASIRQGLPVPPGVTVKSPAPTLLIIEGCVKQQVNLFAASLRMFHPPEPYKGKGIYMNNETIKLKDKKIK
- the PEX28 gene encoding Pex28p (Syntenic homolog of Saccharomyces cerevisiae YHR150W (PEX28)) translates to MTWGGGPMKEDDRAKALESVAIGSKKRRSLLGEFLARKYERIMEAEERVADDEKARPCVTNRELVTNIACSLFDATWERLRTGKDQQRKTIDDDFDEFALRHELESSADSFWQEETSDNGAGMSDEEDTEEQRAAKLRAVSQVQEQEHFIDILLDKMISAVLPEDLPEREQFTQRVQEPGRRRSHPISLIIMSRNLKIMTTKLGLIFEFQDSLVRLATWRNPSGTALSLILFSFACFNPMLVIILPMLYVLFGLMIPGYLHRHPLRRNFYLTKHSYGKSLLATVATGGKPASWQSHDDVQEFDYNNLHTDTEEWERALHIKQTMEFIVNLRDLQNLMTASVKGIECAEKFVYGDAGFKNEHHSTVLFLSGLLVVMGLWIIAPYINWSLTSAAGAWAALILIHPRVLPMVTAYINDDQLEKGKVVIENVERYDILLDEKPEERYLELFEIYKQRLTSDEWDFYLLSSYAFDPTDKYRKSQRPPPGVTNIDEVVPPSMWSFDRNSKWEVDYDVKGWAQERGLSLEINGEFLVDDSFKRRRLTRKVVRYANPARKPTV